ATAATCATATAATTAGTCTTGAAACTAAAACCACTTTGGATTTTATTGATATTACCGAAAAGATTCAGGAAGTTATAAAAAATGTTAAAATAGAAAATGGCGTAGTTAATATCCAAAGTCTTCATACTACAATGGCGATTATTGTTAATGAGGCAGAACCGCTTTTAATAAAAGACATAAAAAAGATGTTAGATCGTATTGCTCCGAGAACAATTGAGTATATGCATGATAATTTTGAGATAAGAACAGTAAATATGTGCGACGGAGAATGTAGAAACGGTCATTCTCATTGCAAGTCTATCTGTTTGGCGTCTTCTCAAATGT
This portion of the Patescibacteria group bacterium genome encodes:
- a CDS encoding secondary thiamine-phosphate synthase enzyme YjbQ — encoded protein: NHIISLETKTTLDFIDITEKIQEVIKNVKIENGVVNIQSLHTTMAIIVNEAEPLLIKDIKKMLDRIAPRTIEYMHDNFEIRTVNMCDGECRNGHSHCKSICLASSQMLNIVKNSLQLGKWQRVFAIELDRSRPRKIALQILGN